TCGTCAGGTACGTTCGCGTCGTTCAGTTCCGTCCGGAGCTGACCGACCTCGGCGACGCGCTCGGCGTGGGCGTTGTGCTGGTGGATCGACTCGTCGTTCGACTGCTTCATCGTCACCACCGCGTCGTCGGCGAGGTCGGGGAACTCGCTCACGACCCCGTCGGCCATATCGCGCACGCAGTCCTCGACGAACTTCGCGTTGGCGTGGGAGGTCTCGGTCATGTGGTCCTCGTCGGGCCGTTTGGCGAGGTTGTAGATGTGGGCGCTCATCGAGTCGCGCGCGACCTCGATGACGTCGTGGAGGTCGACCTCGGGTGCGCTGTCGCTTTTGATCCTGAGGGTGGCGTGGCCACGTTGGGAGTGGCCCGCCTGTGGCACGCGGTCGATGAACTCCGTGACGGTTTCGTCGTCGACGCCCAGGTCGGAGAGGGTCTCGCGGGCGCGGGCGTTCGACATCCCCTGTGAACACGGACAGACCGTCATGCCCGTGACGCGGGCCCCGATCTCCTCGGTGGTGCCCTCCTCGGTGGCGCACGCGCTGGCGATGATGGTCGCGGTGGACTGAGTCCGCTTGTCGCTCGCGGGCGTTCGCTCGCGGGTGACGTACTCGGCCTCCATCTTCACGGTGGCCTCGGAGGTGTACTCGTGTTTTTCGAGGAGACGTTCGGCGGCGTCGCCGCAGACGTCCTCAACACGGTAGGCGGGTTCGGCCACCGCGGCTTCGAGGGTCTCGTCGATGACCTCCATGTTGCGGCTCATATCCGCGCCCTTGCGCCACGAGGGGAGGTCGACGAACACTTCGAACTCCGCCATCAGGACGATCGGACGGTCGTCCTTTCGGCCGAGTTTGACGAGCTTCTCGACGCCAGTGACGCCGACGTGGTTGAGGCCCACGCTGACGTCGGGTTGGGTTGCCTGTACGTCCGGCAGCTGCTGGCTCATCCTTTAAGACAACGGTTCGGCGCGGGTTACGTGTTGTGGAAGCCGCCAGCGTTTCCGCCGTATCAGTCGAGCTTGTCGAGCGCGCCGAAGAAGTCCAGCGGGGGACCGGCGATCCGCATCGGTTCGTCGGCCACACGGATGGTGAGTTCGGCGGGCGGCTCGATCGGTTTTCGTGTGCGGCCGTCACCGACCACGACGGCGTCGGGCGCGTCGGTGACGCGAACGGTGACCTCGCTGCCGGCGTCGACCACCGCCGGCGGTCGTGGGTCGGTGGCGCACATGTCGGTGACGATCAGGCCGGGGACGTCCGGATGGACCAGCGGCCCGCCCTCGCTCAGGCTGTAGGCGGTGCTCCCGGCGGGGGTGGCGACCAGCACGCCGTCGGCGTGGCTCTCGAAGAAGGGGTCGCCGTCGACGTCGACCGCGAACTCCCCGCCCCGGCCCGGGCCGCGTCCGGTGGCCACGACGACCTCGTTGAGCGCGGGCGGGAGCGAGACGTTCTCACCTGCGGCCCGGAGCCGTGGGACCGTCCGGACGTCCGGGTCGCCGGTCGTGCGGACCTGCTCGATCGCGCGGTCGATCTCGGCGAGCGCGTTCTCGGGTGCGGTGACGTTGAGGAAGCCGACTTCGCCGAGGTTGACGCCCATCACGGGGGTGGTGCCCGCGCCGCGGGCGGCGAAGAGGAAGGTGCCGTCGCCGCCGATCGAGACCACGAGGTCTGCGTCGTTCATCCGGGTGACGGCGTGGCCCGCGATATCGAGCGCGTCGGCGGTGGCTTCGTCGACCAGAACTTCGATACCCGACTCGTGGAGTCGGTCGCGGGCGTCGTCGGCGAGTGCGGCCGCCCGGTCGTTTCCCCGCCGGGCGACGATCCCGACCTTCATCGTCGCGAGTTACGGCCGCCCCGCAAAAAGCCGCGTGGTCCGCCGCGCGGCGGTCACGGTACGGGCGGCGCGGTGCGGCCGCCGTGCGGTTGTGGTCGGCGATGCGGTGGCGGTGTGGCTGCGGTTCCTGGCGTCTCGGCGAGCGTTAGCGAGCCGAGGCTCAGGAGAGCTGTGCTCTCCTGACGGATGAAGGGCGGAGCGCTTGGTGTGAGCGAAGCGAACACCGCGAGCGGAGCGAGCGCGCGGAGGGCTTCAGCGGAGGCGGTAGCGGAGAGCGGTAGCGTCCGCGCGAACGGTGTGAGCGGGGTTCACCGTGAGCGCCGAAGGCGCGAGCGGGAGTTTTTAGTGCAGGTTTTTGCGAGGGGTTGAGCGCGAGCGCAGCGAGCGCGATGCCCCGAAGTAAAAAAGTGCTATTCGGGCTTCAGCCCCTCCTCCTCGACGCGCATCACGGCTTCGCCGTCGGCGAGGTTCGGCGCATCGACCAGACGGACGATCCGTTTCGTGCCCTTCGATTTCCGGAGGTACATCCGGAAGGTGGACTTGTGGCCGAGGATGTTCCCGCCGATCGGCTGGGTCGGGTCGCCGAAGTAGGAGTCGGGGTTCGAGGAGACCTGGTTCGTCACCACCGTCGCGGCGTTGTAGAGGTTGCCAACCTTGTCGATGTCGTGGAGGTGTTTGTTGAGCTTCTGCTGGCGCTGGGCGAGCTCGCCCCGACCGACGTACTCGGCACGGAAGTGTGCGGTCAGCGAATCGATGCAGACGAGGCGGACGGGCCAGTCGGTGTCCTCGTGCTCGCTCGCGATCTCCTGGGCCTTCTGGGCGAGGAGAATCTGATGATTGGAGTTGAACGCCTTTGCAACGTGGATGTTGTCGAGGATCGAGTCGATGAGCTGCTCCATCGCCTCTTCGCTGTTGGGGCCGCCCTCGATCTCGCGGGCCTCCATCGCGCCGGCGATGGCTTCGTCGGGCAGGCCGCGCACCATCTGGGCGATCCGTTCGGGCCGGAAGGTGTCCTCCGAATCGATGAAGATCGCGCTGCCTTCGAGGCCACCGTACTCGCTCGGGAGCTGGACGTTGACCGAGAGCTGGTGGGTGACCTGGGACTTCCCCGCGCCGAACTCGCCGTAGACCTCGGTGATCGACTGGGTCTCGACGCCCCCGCCCAGAAGCTCGTCGACCTCGTCGATCTGCCAGGAGAGCTTGCCGATCTGTTCGCGGCGTTCGAGGACGTTCGCGCCGGTCTCGAACCCACCGATGTCGGCGGCGTCACGAGCGGCGTTGATGATGTCCGCCGCCGTGCTCTCGCCGATGTCGGCGGTGTTCGAGAGCTCGCCGGGGCTCGCGACCGCGATACCCTGATAGGAGTCGAACCCCGACTCGACGAGTTTGTCGGCGGTCGCGGGACCCACACCGGGGAGGCTTTCGAGATCCGCTGTTGCTGCCATACACTCGGGTTGGGCGGCTTCGGTCATAAAGCCTCGTTAACAGGCCAGTGAAAGTGGAAACGGCCCGGTGAAAGGCACGTCTTGCAGGCGATTACTCCCAGGGATGAGCGCCGGCGTCGGGCCAGAGCGGGTACCAGTAGTCCTTCTCCGGTTCGACCGTGAGTTCGCCGTCGAGAACGGATTCGAGTTTGAACTCGACCGTCGAATCGCGCTCGTTGCCCGAGCGCGGGGCGAACGGGTAGTACGCACCGCGGCGGAAGGAGTAGACCCAGTACACGGGCCCGTTCTTCTCGAAGCCGAACAGCGCGGCGAGGAGGCGGGAGCCGTAGCCGCGTTCGATCAGCGTGTCGGCGGCGAAGTGAACGCTCGTGACGAGGTCCTCGAAGTCCGAGTCGGAGAGGACGACCCACTGGTAGCCGTGCGAATCGTCGACGAAGCGGGCCTTCGTGCCGGTTTCGACCTCGCCCGCGTCGAGGATGGCTTTGACTTCCTCGACCGCGTCGGCGAAGTCGGTGCTGTCGACGCCCGAAAAACAGAGCGCCGCCGCGTTCGCGGGCTCGAATCCCAGGTCGGCCTCCATCGTGAGGTAGGCCGTGCTCATCCCGAAGAGGTCGTCGGGGTCGGCGTCGCGCGTCGCACTCGCCTCCGCGCCCATCCCGAGCGCCGACCGAAGTCCGTCGAGCAGTCCCATAGCCCGGTTTGTCGCGCCGGGAATAAAAACCCGAAGCGATACGACGCGACCCACATCGCGAGTGCCGTGTCGCAAACCGAATCAGACCAGGTGGCGCGCGCTCGCGGTCGTGCGCGAACGGACGTGAGCGCGCGACCGCGAACACTGCGCGAGGGATGAGCGAGCGAAACGAGCGAACGCGAGTGGAGCGAACGAATCGGTTGGGGAGGCTCGTGGCGGTCGCGGGGCGGTGCTGTGCAGTCTCTCAGTTGGATCGGGATCAGTACGGTAGATAAGGAATGACTGTTCGGTTGGGTCGGGATCAGTGCGGTACAGCGTGGCGGCGGGAAACACCGAGACGAGGTGTGGCCTCTCAGCTAGACCAGAATCTGCGCGGAAAAACGTACAACGAAGGCACAAGCAACGAGTGGTTCGGGTGGAGACGGGAGTTCAGGCGGTTTCGAGTTCCTTCTCCATCTCGCGGAGGCGCTCGATCCGGTTCTCGGTTGAGGGGTGCGTCGAGAGCAGCTTGCCGATCGCGCCGCTCTTGATCGGGATGATGAAGAACGCGTTCATGTCGGCCTGCGTCCGCAGGTCGTCGTCCGGTACGCGGGCCATCCCGTTGTCGATCTTCATCAGCGCCGAGGCCAGCGCCGACGGCCGACCGGTGATCATCGCGCCACCCCTGTCGGCGGCGTACTCGCGGTAACGCGAGAGCACGCGGATGAGCAGGAACGACACCACGCCGACCACGAGCGAGACCAACACCGCGACGATGATCGGCGCACCGCCCTGGTCGCGGTTGCCGCCGCCGAACAGCCAGCCCCAGCGCACGATCATGAACGCGAGCGTCGAGAGGAACGTCGCGATAGTCATCACCATCACGTCACGGTTCTTGACGTGCGAGAGCTCGTGGGCCAGCACACCCTCTAACTCCTCTTGATCGAGGGTGTTCATGATCCCGGTGGTGGCACACACCGTCGCGCTCGATGGCGACCTCCCTGTGGCGAACGCGTTCGGGACTCTGGAGTTCGCGACCGCGATGGTGGGTTTCGGGAGGTCGGCCTGCTGGGCGAGTCGGCCCACCGTGGCGTGGAGCTGGGGGTACTCCTCCTCGCTGACCTCGTGGGCACCCATGCTCCTGAGCGCGAGTTTGTCGCTGAAGAACAGCTGCCCGCCCATGAACAGCGCCATCACGACGACCATGAGGGCCATGCTCTGGAACACCGCGAAGAGGATCCCGGCGAAGACGACGTACAACACGAGCAACAGGATCATCGTCAGCCCCATTCGGGCCTGGAGACCCCGGTCCGCCTTCCATTTCATATACGTATTTCTTGGGGCTCAAATCGTAAATCTCCATCGCTCCGGCGTCTCGTCCCCCGGAACCAAAAGAACGACAACCCCGGCGACCGACCGTTGTGGGGTGAGTCAGACGGCTTAACCGCCGCCGCCTCCCAGGGGAGCCATGAGCGAATCACGCGTCTTCTGCCCCAGATGTGGCGACCCCGTCGAGTCGCCGGGGGAGGCCAACGGGCGCACGCCCCTCTGCCTCGACTGTTACTTCGACGAGTTCTCGCTGGTCGACGCCCCCGACCGGATCGAGGTCGCGGTGTGTGCGACCTGCGGCGCGGTCAAACGCGGCAAGCGCTGGATCGATGTCGGCGCGCGCGACTACACCGACGTCGCCGTCGACGAGGTCACCGAGGCCCTCGAAGTCCACGTCGACGCCGAGGAGTTCTCGTGGGGAGTCGTCCCCGAGCAGGTCGACCAGAACACGGTCCGGATGCACTGCACCCTCTCGGCGGTCGTCCGCGACCAACCGGTCGAACGCGAGGTCACGGTGCCGGTCCTGATATCGCGGGGCACCTGCACCCGCTGTGGTCGGATCGCGGGCGATTACTACGCCAGCACGATCCAGGTTCGAGGCGCGGGGCGCACCCCGACCGACGCCGAACTCACGGGTGCGCGGGAGATCGTCAACGAGTACGTCGGCGAGCGCGAGGCCGCCGGCGACCGCAACGCGTTCGTGACCGAGATCAAGGAGACGGGTGACGGGCTCGACGCGCGGGTCTCGACAACCCAGATCGGTCGGGCGGTCGCCGACCGAGTGGTCCGACGATTCGGGGGCACGGTCGACGAATCTGCGACCCTCGTCACCGAGGACGAGGACGGCGACGAAGTGTATCGGGTCACCTACGCTGTCCGCCTGCCGGAGTTCACGCCCGGCGACGTCATCGACGTCGACGACGACGGTCCTGTCCTCGTGGAGAGCGCCCACGGCAACCTCAAGGGGACGCGAGTCACGACCGGCGAGCACTACGAGGCCGACTTCGAGGACGGTATCGCGCCCGACGCGCGCCGGCTGGGCCGGGCGATGGACGCGGCCGAGACCACGCTCGTGACCGTGGAGGACGACAACGCGGTCCAGGTGCTCGATCCCGAGACCTACGCCGCGAAGACGGTCCCGCGACCGGACTACCTCGACCCCGCGGCCGACACCGTCCCGGTACTGAAGAGCCGCGCGGGGCTCCACGTC
This is a stretch of genomic DNA from Halococcus salsus. It encodes these proteins:
- the mptA gene encoding GTP cyclohydrolase MptA, coding for MSQQLPDVQATQPDVSVGLNHVGVTGVEKLVKLGRKDDRPIVLMAEFEVFVDLPSWRKGADMSRNMEVIDETLEAAVAEPAYRVEDVCGDAAERLLEKHEYTSEATVKMEAEYVTRERTPASDKRTQSTATIIASACATEEGTTEEIGARVTGMTVCPCSQGMSNARARETLSDLGVDDETVTEFIDRVPQAGHSQRGHATLRIKSDSAPEVDLHDVIEVARDSMSAHIYNLAKRPDEDHMTETSHANAKFVEDCVRDMADGVVSEFPDLADDAVVTMKQSNDESIHQHNAHAERVAEVGQLRTELNDANVPDDD
- a CDS encoding NAD(+)/NADH kinase produces the protein MKVGIVARRGNDRAAALADDARDRLHESGIEVLVDEATADALDIAGHAVTRMNDADLVVSIGGDGTFLFAARGAGTTPVMGVNLGEVGFLNVTAPENALAEIDRAIEQVRTTGDPDVRTVPRLRAAGENVSLPPALNEVVVATGRGPGRGGEFAVDVDGDPFFESHADGVLVATPAGSTAYSLSEGGPLVHPDVPGLIVTDMCATDPRPPAVVDAGSEVTVRVTDAPDAVVVGDGRTRKPIEPPAELTIRVADEPMRIAGPPLDFFGALDKLD
- the radA gene encoding DNA repair and recombination protein RadA, whose protein sequence is MAATADLESLPGVGPATADKLVESGFDSYQGIAVASPGELSNTADIGESTAADIINAARDAADIGGFETGANVLERREQIGKLSWQIDEVDELLGGGVETQSITEVYGEFGAGKSQVTHQLSVNVQLPSEYGGLEGSAIFIDSEDTFRPERIAQMVRGLPDEAIAGAMEAREIEGGPNSEEAMEQLIDSILDNIHVAKAFNSNHQILLAQKAQEIASEHEDTDWPVRLVCIDSLTAHFRAEYVGRGELAQRQQKLNKHLHDIDKVGNLYNAATVVTNQVSSNPDSYFGDPTQPIGGNILGHKSTFRMYLRKSKGTKRIVRLVDAPNLADGEAVMRVEEEGLKPE
- the pspAB gene encoding PspA-associated protein PspAB, with amino-acid sequence MGLLDGLRSALGMGAEASATRDADPDDLFGMSTAYLTMEADLGFEPANAAALCFSGVDSTDFADAVEEVKAILDAGEVETGTKARFVDDSHGYQWVVLSDSDFEDLVTSVHFAADTLIERGYGSRLLAALFGFEKNGPVYWVYSFRRGAYYPFAPRSGNERDSTVEFKLESVLDGELTVEPEKDYWYPLWPDAGAHPWE
- the htpX gene encoding zinc metalloprotease HtpX translates to MKWKADRGLQARMGLTMILLLVLYVVFAGILFAVFQSMALMVVVMALFMGGQLFFSDKLALRSMGAHEVSEEEYPQLHATVGRLAQQADLPKPTIAVANSRVPNAFATGRSPSSATVCATTGIMNTLDQEELEGVLAHELSHVKNRDVMVMTIATFLSTLAFMIVRWGWLFGGGNRDQGGAPIIVAVLVSLVVGVVSFLLIRVLSRYREYAADRGGAMITGRPSALASALMKIDNGMARVPDDDLRTQADMNAFFIIPIKSGAIGKLLSTHPSTENRIERLREMEKELETA
- a CDS encoding 60S ribosomal export protein NMD3, coding for MSESRVFCPRCGDPVESPGEANGRTPLCLDCYFDEFSLVDAPDRIEVAVCATCGAVKRGKRWIDVGARDYTDVAVDEVTEALEVHVDAEEFSWGVVPEQVDQNTVRMHCTLSAVVRDQPVEREVTVPVLISRGTCTRCGRIAGDYYASTIQVRGAGRTPTDAELTGAREIVNEYVGEREAAGDRNAFVTEIKETGDGLDARVSTTQIGRAVADRVVRRFGGTVDESATLVTEDEDGDEVYRVTYAVRLPEFTPGDVIDVDDDGPVLVESAHGNLKGTRVTTGEHYEADFEDGIAPDARRLGRAMDAAETTLVTVEDDNAVQVLDPETYAAKTVPRPDYLDPAADTVPVLKSRAGLHVLPATAETD